A window of Rhodococcus sp. SGAir0479 contains these coding sequences:
- a CDS encoding crotonase/enoyl-CoA hydratase family protein: MTEQQSWKAFTVEHKDHVAQVTLIGPGKGNAMGPDFWDELPGVFAALDADPEVRAVVLAGSGKHFSFGLDLPAMSGGFGAVLADKAQAGPRTDFHELIKRMQSGINAVADCRKPVVAAIQGWCIGGGVDLISAADIRYASADAKFSIREVKVAIVADMGSFARLPAIIGDGHLRELALTGKDIDAARAEKIGLVNDVFEDADAVLAAAHATAAEIAANPPLVVHGIKDVLDHSRSAAVNDSLRYVAAWNAAFLPSEDLTEAITAVFQKRPPEFQGR, encoded by the coding sequence ATGACGGAACAGCAGAGCTGGAAGGCCTTCACGGTCGAGCACAAGGACCATGTCGCGCAGGTGACCCTCATCGGCCCCGGCAAGGGCAACGCGATGGGCCCGGACTTTTGGGACGAGCTTCCCGGCGTCTTCGCCGCGCTCGATGCCGACCCCGAGGTGCGCGCCGTCGTGCTGGCCGGTTCCGGCAAGCACTTCTCGTTCGGGTTGGACCTGCCGGCGATGAGCGGGGGCTTCGGCGCCGTCCTGGCCGACAAGGCTCAGGCCGGCCCGCGCACGGACTTCCACGAGCTGATCAAGCGGATGCAGTCCGGCATCAACGCCGTCGCGGACTGCCGCAAGCCGGTCGTCGCCGCGATCCAGGGCTGGTGCATCGGCGGCGGCGTCGACCTGATCTCCGCCGCCGACATCCGCTACGCGAGCGCCGACGCGAAGTTCAGCATCCGCGAGGTCAAGGTTGCTATCGTCGCCGACATGGGCAGTTTCGCCCGCCTGCCGGCGATCATCGGCGACGGGCACCTGCGCGAACTCGCGCTGACCGGCAAGGACATCGACGCGGCGCGCGCGGAGAAGATCGGACTGGTCAATGACGTGTTCGAGGACGCCGACGCGGTGCTCGCGGCCGCCCACGCGACCGCCGCCGAGATCGCGGCCAATCCGCCGCTCGTGGTGCACGGCATCAAGGACGTGCTCGACCACAGCAGGTCCGCGGCGGTGAACGACAGCCTGCGGTACGTGGCCGCGTGGAACGCGGCCTTCCTGCCGTCGGAGGACCTCACCGAGGCCATCACGGCGGTGTTCCAGAAGCGTCCGCCCGAGTTCCAGGGACGCTGA
- a CDS encoding TetR/AcrR family transcriptional regulator, with protein MTGSRQGEVTATARPGRDVVRARILEAAADEFAEQGFAGARLAEIARRAGFTKGAVYSNFESKQDLFAELFAQRSLDLAGRVLAEIAGLDLAHAVGKGGAAVASALIADTEWSLLVLEFGVQAVRDPNIKQAYLRERRHLRGRLVELIADRAREWGVDLDVRTTALSLTALISGLVLEHTVDPDEVDQQAMGAAVTALFAGAVARASFDSAGGSNE; from the coding sequence GTGACTGGTAGTCGTCAAGGCGAAGTGACCGCGACCGCACGTCCGGGGCGCGACGTCGTACGGGCGCGCATCCTCGAGGCGGCCGCCGACGAGTTCGCCGAGCAGGGGTTCGCGGGCGCCAGGCTCGCCGAGATCGCGCGCCGCGCGGGGTTCACCAAGGGGGCGGTGTACTCGAATTTCGAGTCGAAACAGGATCTGTTCGCCGAACTGTTCGCGCAGCGCTCGCTGGACCTCGCGGGCCGGGTGCTCGCCGAGATCGCCGGTCTCGATCTGGCACACGCGGTCGGCAAGGGTGGCGCCGCCGTCGCGTCGGCCCTCATCGCGGACACCGAGTGGTCGCTGCTGGTCCTCGAGTTCGGCGTCCAGGCCGTCCGCGATCCCAACATCAAACAGGCGTATCTGCGCGAGCGGCGCCACCTTCGCGGCCGGCTCGTCGAACTGATCGCCGATCGTGCGCGGGAATGGGGGGTCGACCTCGACGTCCGGACCACGGCGCTGTCCCTGACCGCCCTCATCTCCGGGTTGGTGCTCGAGCACACCGTCGATCCCGACGAGGTGGATCAGCAGGCCATGGGCGCCGCGGTCACCGCACTGTTCGCGGGTGCGGTCGCGCGCGCGTCGTTCGACTCCGCCGGGGGCTCGAACGAGTGA
- a CDS encoding STAS domain-containing protein, producing the protein MTAFDTRTTAAGVVVVRPEGRLNMIAAPGLREQLTSLVAAGTSRLVVDLGGVEFVDSSGLGALISGLKAARQSGGDLRIASPTPQVQSVLALTSLDRVLRSYESADGAFGGE; encoded by the coding sequence ATGACCGCCTTCGACACCAGGACGACCGCGGCGGGCGTGGTCGTCGTCCGGCCCGAGGGACGACTGAACATGATCGCCGCACCGGGACTGCGCGAACAGCTGACGTCCCTCGTCGCGGCGGGCACGTCACGACTCGTCGTGGATCTGGGAGGCGTCGAGTTCGTCGACTCCTCCGGACTCGGTGCCCTCATCTCGGGCCTGAAGGCCGCGCGGCAGTCCGGGGGCGATCTGCGTATCGCGTCGCCCACCCCGCAGGTGCAGAGCGTTCTCGCGCTGACGAGTCTCGACCGCGTGCTGCGGTCCTACGAATCGGCCGACGGTGCCTTCGGAGGCGAGTGA
- a CDS encoding flavin reductase family protein, with product MSQSVENAPELAVVPAVGSEGVSNDEYKAAMRRHPAGVTIVTLDSGKGPVGFTATSFASLSMEPPLISFNIALNSSSIDALRAADSVVVHLLGEHQQHLSQRFSRSADQRFSDESLWSRLETGEPVLHGTPIWMRTTVHQLIPAGDHLLVIGHITRLHNENDDEAAAAPLLYHDGRYHRAAPLD from the coding sequence TTGTCACAGTCTGTCGAGAATGCGCCCGAACTCGCTGTCGTCCCTGCCGTCGGTTCGGAGGGCGTGAGCAACGACGAGTACAAGGCCGCGATGCGGCGTCATCCGGCGGGCGTCACCATCGTGACCCTGGACTCCGGGAAGGGCCCGGTCGGCTTCACCGCCACGTCGTTCGCGTCGTTGTCGATGGAACCGCCGCTGATCTCGTTCAACATCGCGCTGAACTCGTCGAGCATCGACGCGCTCCGGGCGGCGGATTCCGTGGTCGTGCACCTGCTGGGCGAGCACCAGCAGCACCTGTCGCAGCGGTTCTCCCGCAGCGCCGACCAGCGGTTCAGCGACGAGTCGCTGTGGTCACGGCTCGAGACCGGTGAGCCGGTCCTGCACGGCACGCCCATCTGGATGCGCACGACGGTGCACCAGCTGATCCCCGCCGGCGACCATCTCTTGGTGATCGGTCACATCACGCGCCTGCACAACGAGAACGACGACGAGGCCGCCGCGGCGCCGCTGCTCTACCACGACGGCCGCTACCACCGCGCGGCTCCGCTGGACTGA
- a CDS encoding 2-oxo-4-hydroxy-4-carboxy-5-ureidoimidazoline decarboxylase, which translates to MLMHQGIGLDRFNALPRRRAIHALFECCCCLPWSARLADGRAYASYTELMSRAEREFAELPESEIDQVLQGHPRIGRRARSAASFREQCAVWVDDDAVMRTLAEAAAAYEERFGFRYVWCADGRDGRALLADLTARMGHDAATERAVRTAELAKITRTRLERMLGPEGGFPDY; encoded by the coding sequence ATGTTGATGCATCAGGGAATCGGTCTGGATCGGTTCAATGCACTACCGCGCCGCCGGGCGATCCACGCGCTCTTCGAGTGCTGCTGCTGTCTGCCGTGGTCGGCGCGACTGGCCGACGGGCGCGCGTACGCGTCGTACACCGAACTGATGTCCCGCGCGGAGCGGGAGTTCGCCGAGCTGCCCGAGTCGGAGATCGACCAGGTATTACAGGGCCATCCGCGGATCGGCAGGCGGGCGCGCAGCGCGGCGTCCTTCCGGGAGCAGTGTGCGGTCTGGGTCGACGACGACGCCGTGATGCGCACCCTCGCCGAGGCCGCCGCCGCGTACGAGGAGCGGTTCGGCTTCCGGTACGTGTGGTGCGCGGACGGACGGGACGGTCGCGCCCTGCTCGCCGATCTCACCGCGCGGATGGGCCACGACGCCGCCACCGAACGCGCCGTCCGGACCGCCGAGCTGGCGAAGATCACCCGCACCCGACTGGAGCGAATGTTGGGCCCGGAGGGCGGTTTTCCCGACTACTGA
- a CDS encoding MDR family MFS transporter, whose amino-acid sequence MAQDPRDSDPAVAPGPQAAFTHRQILAILSGLLLGMFLAALDQTVVATAMRTIADDLDGYALQAWVTTAYLITATLVTPLYGKLSDIYGRKPFFMAAIVLFVLGSVLCTFAQSMYMLAVFRAIQGLGAGGLFSLALAIIGDIVPPRERARYQGYFLAVFGTSSVLGPVVGGVLSGQEEIVGIAGWRWVFLVNVPIGMAALAVVWRVLHLPPVHRPMRIDWWGALVLAVGVVPLLVVAEQGRDWGWGSPRSLTCYAIGVVGVIGFVAVEYFMRDAALFPLHFFRNQTFALGVLISFLVGAVMFGAITVIPQYLQVVKGSSPTLAGFQMLPAVLGIALASVLSGQLISKTGRYRIFTVVGAVLVAVAALLLHSVTARTGLPVFMTFIFVLGLGLGNLLQPLTLAIQNALPPRDMGVSTAAATFFRQIGGTMGVALFLSILFAKLTPAIGDQLQDAAQSPEFRQAVAAGTQSPDPAEAGIARALASGDPSAAKAAMEDTSFIQHLDATLAAPFKDGFATAFEAVYPPIVVLAIASLVLILIWREVPLRTRSGIDESERAGG is encoded by the coding sequence ATGGCACAGGATCCTCGAGACTCCGACCCCGCCGTCGCGCCCGGGCCGCAGGCCGCGTTCACGCATCGCCAGATCCTGGCGATCCTCAGTGGCCTGCTGCTCGGGATGTTCCTGGCCGCCCTCGACCAGACGGTGGTCGCGACCGCGATGCGCACCATCGCCGACGACCTCGACGGGTATGCGCTGCAGGCGTGGGTGACCACCGCCTACCTCATCACCGCCACGCTCGTCACCCCGCTGTACGGCAAGCTCTCCGACATCTACGGACGCAAGCCGTTCTTCATGGCCGCGATCGTGCTGTTCGTCCTCGGCTCGGTGCTGTGCACGTTCGCGCAGTCGATGTACATGCTGGCGGTCTTCCGCGCGATCCAGGGCCTGGGCGCCGGCGGCCTGTTCTCCCTGGCGCTCGCAATCATCGGCGACATCGTCCCGCCCCGCGAACGCGCCCGCTACCAGGGCTATTTCCTCGCCGTGTTCGGCACCTCCAGCGTGCTCGGACCGGTGGTCGGCGGCGTGCTGTCCGGGCAGGAGGAGATTGTCGGCATCGCCGGCTGGCGATGGGTGTTCCTCGTGAACGTGCCGATCGGGATGGCCGCGCTCGCGGTGGTGTGGCGGGTCCTCCACCTGCCGCCCGTGCACCGCCCGATGCGGATCGACTGGTGGGGTGCGCTGGTACTGGCGGTGGGGGTGGTGCCGCTGCTGGTGGTCGCCGAACAAGGTCGGGACTGGGGCTGGGGGAGTCCCCGCTCGCTCACCTGTTACGCGATCGGTGTGGTCGGGGTGATCGGCTTCGTCGCCGTCGAGTACTTCATGCGGGACGCGGCGCTGTTCCCGCTGCACTTCTTCCGCAACCAGACGTTCGCGCTCGGAGTACTGATCAGCTTCCTGGTGGGCGCGGTGATGTTCGGGGCGATCACGGTGATCCCGCAGTATTTGCAGGTCGTCAAGGGTTCGAGCCCCACCCTGGCCGGGTTCCAGATGCTACCCGCGGTGCTGGGGATCGCGCTCGCGTCGGTACTGTCCGGTCAACTGATCTCGAAGACCGGCCGCTACCGCATCTTCACGGTCGTCGGTGCCGTGCTCGTCGCCGTGGCCGCCCTCCTACTGCACTCGGTGACCGCCCGGACCGGCCTGCCGGTGTTCATGACCTTCATCTTCGTCCTCGGTCTGGGCCTCGGAAATCTGTTGCAACCGCTGACGCTGGCGATCCAGAACGCGTTGCCGCCCAGGGACATGGGAGTCTCGACGGCCGCCGCGACGTTCTTCCGGCAGATCGGCGGCACCATGGGCGTCGCGCTGTTCCTCTCGATCCTCTTCGCGAAGCTCACGCCGGCGATCGGTGACCAGTTGCAGGACGCCGCCCAGTCGCCGGAGTTCCGGCAGGCCGTCGCGGCCGGGACACAGAGCCCCGACCCCGCCGAGGCCGGCATCGCCCGGGCCCTCGCGAGCGGCGATCCGAGTGCCGCGAAGGCCGCGATGGAGGACACCTCGTTCATCCAGCACCTGGACGCGACGCTCGCCGCCCCGTTCAAGGACGGCTTCGCGACCGCCTTCGAAGCCGTCTACCCACCGATCGTCGTACTCGCGATCGCCTCACTGGTGCTCATTCTGATCTGGCGGGAGGTGCCGCTGCGCACCAGATCGGGCATCGACGAGAGTGAGCGGGCCGGCGGCTGA
- a CDS encoding ABC transporter permease gives MTATTETTGAPSTTSATPPSPHGSPVERLGSGKVMAALAVGVLVLQLGFILSYVAAFHQPTPRDIPVAVVAAPGLPDGIAPRSVDQLDALAGHPVDARLAADTAEVRQLLRDRDVLGAYVIDPGGTDTLITASAGGSSIASALESIFDRVAMEQDRQLVVRDEIPVSAHDNRGLSGFYLSIGWVVGGYLLAAAIGLFIGAPKTLRQAWAHVAVLFGYSVVSGALGALITTHVLETFAGHWFPLWLLGTGVVFGTGLFTLGLRAAVGILAVPLAIAVFVVLGNPSAGGAFGANVIPSFYAAIGKWITPGAGTEGVRAVVYFDNVGLGQPALALALYTVVGAVLLLGFTVWRARRDADSDADTPAPAAN, from the coding sequence GTGACCGCGACCACCGAGACGACCGGCGCCCCGTCGACCACCTCCGCCACCCCGCCGTCGCCGCACGGCAGTCCGGTGGAACGGCTCGGCAGCGGCAAGGTGATGGCCGCACTGGCGGTGGGCGTCCTGGTACTGCAGCTCGGATTCATCCTCAGCTACGTCGCAGCGTTCCACCAGCCCACACCGCGGGACATCCCCGTCGCGGTCGTCGCCGCGCCGGGGCTGCCGGACGGGATCGCTCCCCGGTCCGTGGACCAGCTCGACGCGCTCGCCGGGCATCCGGTCGACGCGCGCCTGGCGGCCGACACCGCCGAGGTCCGGCAGCTGCTGCGGGACCGCGACGTCCTGGGCGCGTACGTCATCGACCCCGGTGGCACGGACACTCTGATCACGGCGAGCGCGGGCGGCAGTTCGATCGCGTCGGCTCTCGAATCGATCTTCGATCGGGTGGCGATGGAGCAGGACCGCCAGCTGGTCGTCCGGGACGAGATCCCCGTCAGCGCGCACGACAACCGCGGCCTGTCCGGGTTCTACCTGTCGATCGGCTGGGTCGTGGGCGGGTACCTGCTGGCCGCCGCGATCGGCCTCTTCATCGGGGCACCGAAGACGCTGCGTCAGGCGTGGGCGCACGTCGCCGTGCTGTTCGGGTACTCCGTCGTCTCGGGGGCGCTGGGCGCACTCATCACGACGCATGTGCTGGAAACCTTTGCGGGACATTGGTTCCCGCTGTGGCTCCTGGGCACCGGAGTGGTGTTCGGGACCGGACTGTTCACCCTGGGACTGCGGGCGGCGGTCGGCATTCTGGCGGTTCCGCTCGCGATCGCGGTGTTCGTGGTGCTGGGCAACCCGAGTGCCGGCGGCGCCTTCGGGGCGAACGTGATTCCCAGCTTCTATGCGGCGATCGGCAAGTGGATCACGCCCGGTGCGGGTACGGAGGGGGTGCGCGCGGTCGTGTACTTCGACAACGTCGGGTTGGGCCAGCCCGCCCTCGCCCTCGCGCTGTACACGGTCGTCGGGGCGGTCCTGCTCCTCGGTTTCACAGTGTGGCGCGCCCGCCGCGACGCCGATTCGGACGCCGATACGCCTGCCCCGGCCGCGAACTAG
- a CDS encoding carboxymuconolactone decarboxylase family protein, whose amino-acid sequence MSSVNLSKQHPDVYKQLLVLSGQADTAVEASGLGPRLGDLVKIRISQLNGCAFCLRMHTRDAIAKGETSDRLAVIAAWWESQYFDAQERAALALAEQVTRLTVPESRAWDDGTLSDEQASAVSWLAVVMNAWNRVAITSHYPVAP is encoded by the coding sequence ATGAGCTCCGTGAATCTCAGCAAGCAGCACCCGGACGTCTACAAGCAGTTGCTCGTCCTGAGTGGGCAGGCGGACACCGCCGTCGAGGCGTCCGGGTTGGGTCCGCGCCTCGGCGACCTCGTCAAGATCCGGATCTCACAACTCAACGGGTGCGCCTTCTGTCTGCGAATGCACACCCGGGACGCGATCGCGAAGGGGGAGACGAGTGACCGCCTGGCGGTGATCGCGGCGTGGTGGGAGTCGCAGTACTTCGACGCGCAGGAGCGGGCGGCGCTGGCGCTGGCCGAGCAGGTGACCCGGCTGACGGTGCCGGAGTCGCGGGCATGGGACGACGGGACGCTGTCGGACGAGCAGGCCTCCGCGGTGAGCTGGCTCGCCGTCGTGATGAACGCCTGGAACCGCGTCGCGATCACCAGCCACTACCCCGTCGCCCCCTGA
- a CDS encoding glycoside hydrolase family 26 protein — translation MSTWRARLPWDPPVGPGQDALSGPRFGVSVESGFASAHDLDEVVGAVGVQPRLVMAFCDFACAPPITGMDMVAGRGAVPIVTWEPWWWEHRGPGSVPSVRSVAVGLHDEYLATWAGALTEWGGPIGLRFAHEPNGGWYPWGAATNSGADYIAAWRHVHAVFRRHGAHNVSWIWAPTVSFPGSASVAAYYPGDDVVDVVGLDGYNWGRARAHSIWTQPRALFEPTLDELRPLAPGCPRLLTEVACAESGGSRPEWIGRLVQFLADRREIAGFVWFDHDKEVDWRMISSPESVSAFARAIGEGCR, via the coding sequence GTGAGCACTTGGCGAGCGCGACTTCCGTGGGACCCTCCGGTCGGCCCGGGACAGGATGCCCTGTCGGGGCCCCGGTTCGGTGTCAGCGTCGAGTCCGGATTCGCGTCTGCCCACGACCTCGACGAGGTCGTGGGCGCAGTCGGCGTGCAGCCCCGGCTCGTGATGGCCTTCTGCGACTTCGCGTGCGCGCCACCGATCACGGGCATGGACATGGTGGCCGGACGCGGCGCCGTTCCGATCGTCACGTGGGAGCCCTGGTGGTGGGAGCACCGCGGCCCCGGTTCGGTGCCGTCCGTGCGCTCGGTGGCGGTCGGCCTTCACGACGAGTACCTCGCCACGTGGGCCGGCGCGCTCACCGAGTGGGGCGGCCCGATCGGTCTGCGGTTCGCGCACGAACCCAACGGGGGGTGGTATCCGTGGGGCGCTGCGACCAACTCCGGAGCCGACTACATCGCCGCCTGGCGTCACGTCCATGCGGTCTTCCGTCGGCACGGTGCCCACAACGTGTCCTGGATCTGGGCGCCCACCGTGTCCTTTCCGGGTAGCGCGTCGGTCGCGGCCTACTACCCGGGAGACGACGTCGTGGACGTCGTGGGACTCGACGGCTACAACTGGGGACGGGCTCGCGCACACTCGATTTGGACGCAGCCGCGGGCACTGTTCGAACCGACCCTCGACGAGCTGCGTCCACTCGCGCCCGGGTGCCCGCGTCTGCTCACCGAGGTCGCGTGCGCCGAGTCCGGGGGCTCCAGACCCGAGTGGATCGGCCGTTTGGTCCAGTTCCTCGCGGACCGCCGCGAAATCGCCGGATTCGTGTGGTTCGATCACGACAAGGAAGTGGACTGGCGGATGATCAGTTCGCCGGAGTCGGTGAGCGCGTTCGCCCGAGCAATCGGGGAAGGGTGTCGGTGA
- a CDS encoding alkene reductase gives MDLFTPVALGDLELANRIVMAPLTRMRGGSAGIPGDLIVEHYRQRASAGLIITEGTYVNYESQAFVGQPGIVTDEQVAGWRRVAEAVHDRGGRIVMQLMHGGRVTHPDVNNGHRVVAPSAVAIDGEAHTTNGKQPYPVPHALTIDEVHATVDDFVAAARRAVAAGIDGVEIHGANGYLLHEFLSPTSNRRDDEYGGSVENRIRFVVEVVTAVAEAVGAGRVGLRISPEHNIQDAYETDREDTLAVYGALVDRLRPLGMAYLSVLHKEPAGDLAQELRRRFGGKVIANSGFASPTTRDEAVRLIEGAHADAVAVGRALIANPDLVERWRGDHDENEPRPELFYGPGAEGYTDYPFLQAV, from the coding sequence ATGGATTTGTTCACACCTGTAGCACTCGGAGACCTCGAGCTCGCGAACCGCATCGTCATGGCCCCACTGACCCGCATGCGCGGCGGATCGGCCGGTATACCCGGCGACCTGATCGTCGAGCACTATCGGCAGCGGGCGAGCGCCGGTCTGATCATCACCGAGGGAACGTATGTGAACTACGAGTCGCAGGCGTTCGTCGGACAGCCGGGGATCGTGACCGACGAGCAGGTGGCCGGCTGGCGTCGCGTGGCGGAGGCCGTGCACGACCGCGGTGGCCGCATCGTGATGCAGTTGATGCACGGCGGCCGGGTGACACATCCGGACGTGAACAACGGCCACCGTGTCGTCGCCCCCAGTGCGGTCGCGATCGACGGTGAGGCCCACACGACCAACGGCAAGCAGCCCTATCCGGTGCCGCACGCGCTGACGATCGACGAGGTGCACGCCACCGTCGACGACTTCGTCGCCGCGGCCCGGCGAGCGGTCGCGGCCGGCATCGACGGGGTGGAGATCCACGGCGCCAACGGTTACCTGCTGCACGAGTTCCTGTCGCCGACGTCGAACCGGCGCGACGACGAGTACGGCGGTTCAGTGGAGAACCGGATCCGGTTCGTCGTCGAGGTGGTCACGGCCGTGGCCGAGGCCGTCGGCGCCGGACGGGTCGGACTCCGCATCTCCCCCGAGCACAATATTCAGGACGCCTACGAGACCGACCGCGAGGACACCCTCGCCGTCTACGGCGCCCTCGTCGACCGGTTGCGTCCGCTCGGCATGGCGTACCTGTCCGTTCTGCACAAGGAGCCTGCCGGCGACCTCGCCCAGGAACTGCGGCGCCGCTTCGGCGGCAAGGTGATCGCCAACAGCGGTTTCGCGTCGCCGACCACCCGCGACGAGGCCGTCCGGCTCATCGAGGGCGCCCACGCCGACGCCGTGGCGGTGGGACGGGCGCTGATCGCCAACCCCGACCTGGTCGAGCGCTGGCGCGGTGACCATGACGAGAACGAGCCGCGACCGGAGCTGTTCTACGGGCCCGGAGCCGAGGGCTACACGGATTACCCGTTCCTGCAAGCAGTCTGA
- a CDS encoding YbaK/EbsC family protein → MPRLLHPHAAHVADTLIARGHHGVIVSQPAPIHSAADAAVTLGVDPGAVVKSLVFLLDDDPVLLLVSGAHQVDLAATGARLQGSLTRASLETVREVTGQPIGGVAPLGHPTNLPTYLDSALADYPELWAAAGHPDTVFRTTFSELLRVTAGLAIDMGRGPKGAADQLSAE, encoded by the coding sequence ATGCCCAGGCTGCTGCATCCCCATGCGGCGCACGTCGCCGACACGCTGATCGCGCGCGGCCACCACGGGGTGATCGTCAGCCAGCCCGCGCCCATCCACAGCGCCGCCGATGCCGCGGTGACGCTGGGGGTGGATCCGGGTGCCGTCGTGAAGTCGCTCGTGTTCCTGCTCGACGACGATCCGGTACTCCTGCTGGTCTCCGGTGCGCACCAGGTCGACCTCGCCGCCACCGGCGCCCGCTTGCAGGGCTCGTTGACGCGGGCGTCGCTCGAGACGGTCCGCGAGGTCACGGGCCAGCCGATCGGTGGGGTGGCGCCGCTGGGGCATCCGACGAATCTGCCGACGTACCTCGACAGCGCGCTCGCCGACTACCCGGAACTGTGGGCCGCGGCGGGACATCCGGACACCGTCTTCCGCACCACGTTCTCCGAGCTCCTGCGGGTGACGGCGGGCCTGGCGATCGACATGGGCCGCGGCCCGAAAGGGGCGGCGGATCAGTTGTCCGCTGAGTGA
- a CDS encoding ATP-binding protein has translation MTTTTGPGALEAVHQLLDDLFEAEPVAADPRHRFETVVAELAANIVEHTPRGADPVHLQLVVESLPDRLDATFEDDGPEVRIDLAAVTMPDPLAERGRGLAIAKQLSETLNYRRVGAVNRWFVSCRR, from the coding sequence TTGACGACGACGACCGGTCCCGGCGCCCTCGAGGCCGTGCACCAGCTGCTGGACGACCTGTTCGAGGCGGAACCGGTAGCCGCGGACCCGCGGCACCGGTTCGAGACCGTCGTGGCGGAACTGGCCGCGAACATCGTCGAGCACACCCCCCGCGGCGCGGATCCGGTGCACCTGCAGCTGGTGGTGGAGTCGTTGCCCGACCGGCTGGACGCGACGTTCGAGGACGACGGGCCGGAGGTTCGCATCGACCTCGCGGCCGTGACGATGCCCGATCCGCTCGCCGAGCGGGGGCGCGGGCTGGCCATCGCCAAGCAACTCAGCGAGACCCTGAACTACCGCCGCGTCGGAGCCGTCAATCGGTGGTTCGTCTCGTGTCGGCGCTGA
- a CDS encoding SpoIIE family protein phosphatase — MTDAGGWIRPEIERERMQAVEQLGLLDTPKEERFDRIARMTRRVLGVPMCSVSLMDRDRQWFKSIEGLALTEVPRDRTVCQTTIARTYRGVPDPVLVVEDAADDPRFSEIPGIGGDGGIRFYAGYPLYGPGGHTVGTFCVYDETPRTLDDEELTNFAEMAGMVQRELEWSEDLARGADIQRSLLPRPLQGQKGYAVSGACLPAFVVGGDFYDHHVVDDRLVVTVADVMGKGTGAAIVAAAVRSTFRGATRAFARLAGETQADVDAGVAASAAAEQLAEDLDGTDTFVTAFHAVVDLPTGTVTYVDAGHGLSMVRRRDGTVEPLRASGLPLGIALDDAWDSHTSSLSPGDMLVVCSDGLLDLLDEDSDPRAVHAFVAAHVDAAGLVAAVGDLVAEMPPLDDVTIVAIGREDA, encoded by the coding sequence ATGACGGACGCCGGGGGGTGGATTCGCCCGGAGATCGAGCGGGAACGAATGCAGGCGGTCGAGCAGCTCGGGCTGCTGGACACCCCGAAGGAGGAGCGGTTCGACCGCATCGCCCGGATGACCCGCCGGGTGCTCGGAGTACCGATGTGCAGTGTGTCGCTGATGGACCGTGATCGGCAGTGGTTCAAGTCGATCGAGGGACTCGCCCTCACCGAGGTCCCGCGGGATCGAACGGTGTGTCAGACCACCATCGCGCGCACGTACCGGGGGGTGCCCGATCCCGTACTGGTGGTGGAGGATGCCGCCGACGACCCGCGGTTCAGCGAAATCCCCGGCATCGGGGGCGACGGCGGCATCCGCTTCTACGCCGGGTACCCGCTCTACGGACCGGGCGGACACACCGTCGGGACGTTCTGCGTCTACGACGAGACCCCTCGCACCCTCGACGACGAGGAGCTCACCAACTTCGCCGAGATGGCCGGAATGGTCCAGCGGGAACTCGAGTGGTCCGAGGATCTCGCGCGGGGTGCCGACATCCAGCGGAGCCTGCTGCCGCGCCCACTGCAGGGGCAGAAGGGTTACGCGGTGTCCGGCGCGTGCCTTCCCGCGTTCGTGGTGGGCGGTGACTTCTACGACCACCACGTCGTCGACGACCGACTCGTGGTGACGGTCGCGGACGTGATGGGCAAGGGCACCGGAGCCGCGATCGTGGCGGCCGCCGTCCGGTCCACGTTTCGCGGCGCGACGCGCGCGTTCGCCCGCCTGGCGGGGGAGACGCAGGCCGACGTGGACGCCGGTGTCGCCGCGTCGGCGGCCGCCGAACAACTCGCCGAGGACCTGGACGGTACCGACACCTTCGTCACGGCGTTCCATGCCGTCGTCGATCTCCCGACCGGCACGGTGACGTACGTCGACGCCGGTCACGGGCTGTCGATGGTGCGCCGCCGCGACGGCACGGTGGAGCCGTTGCGGGCCTCGGGGCTGCCACTCGGGATCGCGCTCGACGACGCGTGGGACTCGCACACGTCGTCGCTGTCTCCGGGCGACATGCTCGTCGTGTGTTCCGACGGCCTGCTCGACCTGCTCGACGAGGACAGCGATCCGCGGGCCGTCCACGCGTTCGTGGCCGCGCACGTGGACGCCGCCGGCCTCGTCGCCGCGGTCGGCGATCTCGTGGCGGAGATGCCCCCACTGGACGACGTGACGATCGTGGCGATCGGCAGGGAGGACGCATGA